The window accggggaaggggatggcagggagttctcctgccgccctcttGCAATGGGTGGGATTTCGCAAGAAGGGGGCGGTAGGGGTCTTtttgggggcggccgccagccgagaggggctttaaagggggaggcagggagctatcctgccgcccgattcttacTACGAAACTTAGAGGCGCCGAGCGGCCGGGAAATGAAgcaggcggcagggagatatcctgccgcccgattgctcaatgaAATATGGTgcctttgttgggaggggtaagtaaagccccccccccttgattggaaccccccaccccagtgccggaccgcagctccgcggttccgtgcacacccctagaggatAGTTACTTAAGACTGCAGCAGTTGCAAGAAATTCTAGAGATGGTCCTATACAATTCAGTAGGGTTAGCGCAAACCTATCCTGGAGAAATGACACTGCAAGCACAAACATCGCTCCTCACTCAGTCTCTTTTAAGGCTGACCAATGAAGTTCATATGATATGaaatctttttttattattatttagctgTTTTCATGTTATCTTAAATcctgatttttaaatgaaataaagtAAAATCAGTATGCTAAAATGACTAACATcttgtttccttccttccacacagtTTAAATACAGTACCAAGAGTACAGTAACCACACTCACTCTCAAGGAAGGAACAATGTATTGCTTGCAAATACAGGCAGTGCTGATGGAAGAGTTAAAAGGACAATTAAGTGAGACTTACTGCAAAAAAACGACAATCACTGGTAACATTTTTGCATATAAACAGCAGTATTCTAATTGTTGTATCAATAAAACTGGTGTGGAGTTAATTGCTTTGACTGTCCATGTATTTCCAGATACTAAAATGACATATCTTAATAATTCAGGTATCTTATTAAGGAGCAGTTTTCAGTAGGTAAATAACTGCCTTTAGTTATTCAACTGTGATATAAAAATCTAAAAAGCAATAAATATGGCTGTATGTGTAGCATTCTGTGCCTCTGATTCTGCATTTGGAAACTTCTAGTTTTTCTCTTGCTGTGTGTACCAAAGATTTTGTCAGGAATCAGTGTGAGGAAATATGTacagggggaaagagaacagtGTATCAAACTGGCAGGAAGAACTGGAAGTTGTCAGAAGCAAAAGTCCTACATCCAAGCTACCACAAGCTAAACTTTCCATGGTTTTAAGAGATGCTTCAGATGCAATGATTTGTTATACCAAAAACAATTATATACTCAGAGGGGCGGGGAAGTGCGAAACTAACTTTTAATGTGTAATGATTGCACTTCTGTGTTGCTGTAATGTTCATGCAGCAGAGCCTATACCaaattgtagtttcccagcatatGGACACAGAGCACACTAGATATGTGTAAAAGTGTCACATGTGATTATTTGTGAACTTTCTTCACTTTCTCCTACACAAATGTTCCATATAGGAAATTTGTAACATCTTTTGGCATCCCTTGAGCTTTTACAGGAACTGTCATAAGATGTTAAGTTTTTTGCTCTTTTCAGATATGGTAGCTAGAAACCTGCTTTGCTGTTAAGAAACATCTCAgatgttttctttttctgctccTACCAGactgtgttttattttgtgagctgTAGCTGTGCAGATTCCCAAGACTGAGGAAGCAAAACAAGGTTGTGCTTCCCATTTTTGTTCCCTCTTAATCTTCAGAAGATCTGAAACTGTGATGCATTTGAGTGACATTTCCAAAATGCTTAAGCATGCTCTTAATTGaaggtgcatttttaaaaaatcatggtgTTCTTTAGCTGTAAAACATGCTTCAACTTCAGGAAGAGGAGTAAgcttgaacatatgaagttgccttatactgactcagacaaTCGGTCCATCTGTCTTGGTATTGTCTAGACTTGCTGTCTATAGCTggagggtttcagacagggtttGTTCCCAgtccttcttggagatgccaaggattgaccatgggacttctgcatgcaaagcttatgctcttccactaagctatggcccttccTCAAAACTGATGACTGAATCAGCATTTGATTGGCTATATGACATTGGTGTAAGGCACAAGGGTTGTCTTGAACCAGTGTTCACAGAAGGCCGGCTCTGATGCCTTACTTCCTGTGTTACCAGTGCTGTTAAATGCTTGTACATTACTTTCTGCATGTTGGTTCCTCCTCGTCTCCTACTTGAGTTCACTGGGATTTAGATTTTTAGTATTGTCTCACTCCTGGGCCATTACCTAGATTCAAGTTCTGTTTATTGTTCAGTAGACTTTTGTTCCTGTAATACATGCAGGCTTGAGATGAAAAGCAGTGATTGCTTGGACACAGGTTCCACTGAACTTAATAGAACTCTTCCATATTAAAGAGATCAGAATTACACTGTATATTCCTGACTGAAAGAAGTAGTAATAATTTGTATGTGCACAACAACTTTGTCATGATCCACTATTCATTGCTCTGTTCCTTCTTCTTTTCCTCAAATATAAACTTCTTCAGACCTGCACGCAAATGTTTTACTTCTTAGTTTTAAGCAGAAAtgtgaggacgtggacaagctgcttggagtggttcggcgtaccatctgttctcttgacccttgcccaacatggcttatactatctagcaggaggagttgttgtagaaggcctggtagagattataaatacttctctgagggagggcaggatgcctccttgtcttaaggaggcaattattagaccacgtctgaagaagcctgccttggatccctcagagctgagtaactacaggcctgtctccaaccttccgtggctgggcaaggtaattgagagggtcgtggcctcccagctccagttagtcttggaggaaactgattaggTAGATTAGTTTGATTAGGAAACTGATCTAGACCCCTTTCAGACTgcctttcgggcaggctatgggatggagactgccttgattggcctgatggatgatctccaattgggaattgacagaggaagtgtgactctgttggtccttttggacctctcgacggcttttgatactattgaccatagtatccttctggaacatctgagagggttgggaatggggggcactgctttgcagtggttcctcttctaccttttgggcaggttccagatggtgtcccttggatactgctcttcttcaaaatctgaacttttgtatggtgtccctcagggctccatattgtctccgatgttgtttaacatctacatgaaacctgggagagatcatcaagagatttggtgctgggagagatcatcaggagatttggtgcagggtgctatcagtatgctgacgacacccaaatctatttcaaatcaacatcatcaggagagggcataacctccctaaatacctgcctgagggataacaaactgagactgaatccagaggtacttattgtgcagggttaaGAGATtagtttgatctgccagttctggatggcgtcacacttccccagaaggagcaggtgtgcagtttaggggtgcttctggacccaagcctctccctggtgtcccaggttgaagcagtacCCAGGGGTaacttctgtcagcttcggctgatacgccagctgtgtccattttttgaacagtggtacatatgctggtaacctccagactggattactgcaatgcactctatgtggggctgcctttgtatgtagtccagaaactacagctggttcagaatgcggcagccaggttggtctccgggtcatcttggagagaccatattactcctgtattgaaagagctacacaaGCTGCCaagatgtttctgggcaaaatacaacttgctggttattacctataaagccctaatcagcttgggcccttggtatttaagagaatggcttcatcatgaacctcaccgcctattgagatcatcaggagaggtccatctgcagttgccactggctcatctgttggctactcggggaagggccttctcagctgctgccccgaagctttgaaacatgctccctactgaaataagagcttccccatctttgataatttaaaaaaaatctttaatgacacatctgttcacccaggcttttaattaaatactgttttaatagttaacattgttttaaggttttaaaatgttgaaatgttttaactttttgctgttacttattttaaccaatgttttaatttctctgttgtcattttttgttgcaaaccgcccagagatgtaagtttgggtggtataaaaatacgttaaattaattaaataaataaattcagcctTCAAAATTCTTTTGTCTTTCTGTTCCCTTCCTGTTATTAATAATGTAGATCATTATTTTCTCATCttccagccccccaccccttttgattTTTCTGAGCTTATTCTGCTATTTCCCTGCTTCTTGTGCCCCTTTTTTCAGCTATCTTAGGCTCTCAATTTCCCAGCCCTCTGCCACTCTGCTTCTGTCAACAGCAGACCACAGCCCTTCAGGAAATCTTATTCCTACATGAGATTTAGGCCTAATGGGTTCCCCTGTCCCTAGATCCTGTGTGAAATTGCTCCCAGCCAAACTGACCTTTCATATCCCTCACAGAAGCTGTCGGTGGTTAACAGTTGTCTTTTTGGCAGTGTTATTCTGAACATTCCATGGCAACTTTTGACAACCATGGCAACTTTTGACAACGTTTTAACTGAGCAGTTGTTTCATGTGTAGATCATTAAAATATTTTAGTAAATTTTGAGTACAGAACCATACAAATAAAACATGTTAATATTTGGCAATGTTCTTTTCTCTTTCAGGCGCAACAAGAATTTTGTATGCCATAATGATATTTGGAGGTGTAATGTTTGTAGTCATTTTAGTATTTTTGTGCTTATGGAGTATCCAAAAATATCAAAATACAATTAAATCTTTGTGGCATCCTCCCCTTACAATACCATCCCATTATGAAGAGGTATGTGTGTTGATTATTTCTGCTGATTTAGAATAACTGTGATTAAACTGTAAATGGAATAGACTTTGGGCTTAATTCACAACTTGATAGCACTGCAGAGTGATGGATTAATTCCCCAGTCTCCTCTTCTACACCAAACTCCAGGCATACTactactaaagtaaagttgtgctgttgagttggtgtcgactcctggcaaccacagagccatgtggtgttctctggtagaatacaggagtggtttgccattgccatctcccgtgcagtatgagatgatgcctttcagcatcttcttatatcgctgctgcccgatatcggtgtttcccatagtctgggaaacgtaccagtggggattcgaaccggcaacctcttgctccctaggcaagttacgttcctgcgccattaggtggctatactactactactacacttcttttcaacaaaagctttcaaagcagtttacatagaaataataaataagatgcttccaGACCACATGGCTCAGCAACCATGCAGCAACTAGTGCTGCTGTTGTAACTTAAATTGAAGTTCATGACTCCTAGCCCAGGAGTTGTTAAAACCATTCCAGCCAgttgcagcacagcagcagtctgCTATCCAGTAGTGAGTCCTCTATGGACTCTCTAGCCCAAGTATGCCTGAAGTTTCCAGCTCCTTCTactggtgcagggagagaagaggagcacTAACTGTCAATTAAAGCTGCCTGCTACCTCTGAATATGATACATATGTGTTGTGACGTAACTGTTAAAATTGTAGTTCGACCCTATGGAGGAAATTTGCAGTCCAgaaggaatggggtgggagaaTTAATGTGGGATCTCacaggctgcctttgcacataacaggAAATCGtggatccattggacccacggtttgcccccattccccccaccacactACCCAGATGATCCAATCTGGAGTCTAGGAGACTGGGATGTGTGGATGGGGaactggctgcacaggcttccttcTAATGACAGACTGCTGTGGCAGCCAACTGgatatggagagagggaggagcttcctgccctcaactctggttagaaaCATCTGAAGCCTTTGGATGACACGATGCCGCTTTCTAACTGGAGTTATCTTCCATGAAACCAAGCAGCACCTGAGGGTGACAATTCAGGTTTGTGACCTAAGCCTCGGGTCACTTTTCAGTCAGACTCAAGGGTCCCAAATTCAGACAACCTGAAAcgcaaacctctggcatggttgcctgaggtttggcatgatgtccgaCCATGGCCACAGTCTGCTCTTGGTTTGCTTAATCACAATTAAGCAATTGGGTGTATTTCTGCACAGGTTCATACTTTACTACAAAGTCTGActtttctcccctcctctttcaACTCAATCAGATGGCATGTTCCTTTCAAACCTCTTCCTCATTCTCAGGGTACTGTAACATAAACACTTCCTGATTTTGTGGCTTCTGTTATGAAACCCATATtcatggttttttttgttttttacatcaTAATATGTGACTACACTCATATGCTAGATTGAATTCTATTTCCTGATCTTCAGTTGACTCATTATTCAACCTCCCTTGCTTGGTTTGTCAGCTCAATGGAAATCTCACTATTTCACTAATTGTCCCCATCCCCCTGCCACCCCGTGAATGGAGAAAATAGCCAGATAGAAGCTACAGTCATAAATGCATTATCTGCCACAGCCAAACATATTGGGTATGTTACTTATTTAGCAGGGCACTATAAGTTTATTCCAAATGGAAACAATACAGAACAAACTTGATAAGATACCATAGAGACTATTTGGGTGAACTAAATTTAAGGTGGCAGGGAGTAATGATAGAAATTAGAAAGTCATTATTACATCAGTTCCCAACATTCTGCCACACCTTAGCATGACCACGAAACAGAACGTATAGTGGGGCTTTGCAGACTGCAGGAGGTTTGATTCTCAGTGCTTCACCAGGGGCAGGAAGCAAGTTTAGCTCCCATCCCAGTGATTCCCTTGACTGCACCATTGTAAATAGGTTCTATATTCCTAGAAGGCGCTGCATGTGAGTCCTGTTGTAGAGTCCTGTTTGTTACtgaaaaatcaataaataaataaatacactggaATGCAAATTTCAAAACCTTCCTACTTGCATTGTGCTGCTAAATTTAATGTTGCtttacagtatataaatgtagtacTCTATTTAGTATTATACTTATTTATCTTGGCTGATATGATGTGTAGCATTCCAGTGACAGTGCAGTTTGTGCTATGGCTGCAGTGGCTGATGCTGTTTTGATTAGCAATTGCAATGAATGGGAATAACAGCGGTAGTGCTGTTTGTGCAATCGCTCCTCCTCAACAGCATGTGGGCTGCCTTAAGAGTCCACAGCAGTCTCGGCACAGATCACACCATCGCCagaacactgcacatcatgtcagatTAAAAATGACTATTTTTagactactttccagtaggcttatgagatcacccgacattctgtgtgtgtgtccgtgtgcccCCCCCTCaacctatcaactttgcaacgcctggaccaatgtgaaccaaatcagttacagttgtaggggcacatagggacacctcaatggcctagtttgtgatgatgtcatctaccccaattcaagatggtggacatgtgaatgtctgAGGCGCGAGCTGGCTAGTTTGTGGACTGTCCAACCCATTTGAACTAAACTGGATAAAgtttcagtgagtgacacacagggacaccttaatgacATAGTTCGTGGTAATGTCAtctacactgattcaagatggtggatgtggaaatttttgaggcacaagtgggctaacttgtagacagtctaaccaatttgagccaaatttgctacagctgtatagacacatagggatgccaaatggtgtagtttgtgatgtcatccactccaatccaggatggtggacatgtgaacttttgaggcacaagtgcactaacctgacgACTgtcttaaccaatttgaaccaaatttggtacagttgtagtgagtgacacacaggggcacctcagtggtgtagtttgcaatgatgttgtccaccccaatccaagatggcggatgcatgaacatttgaggaacaagagatctaacttgtggacctctatttgaaccacatttagtctagttgtagagacagtgaaaggaaagtaggctgattagttcttactagaacaacttgttaacgTATCAAGTTAATTTGAGGATGTTTTGAAGATCTCATTTCATAAACATTCTCAAACCTGAAGTTACAGAATATTTTGTAAGATACTAAATTAAGATTGGAAAATGTTGCTTTGACATCATAAGCAGACTGGAATCTAAGGCTCAGTTGAGAGGGTACAAACTCCAAGTTTAAAATAGCAGGTATGATGTAAGTGAAACTGCCTGGTTAACTAGATTTTAGAACTAAAGGGGCtgatagcatagtggttagaatgttggactaagaccgggaagacccgagttcaaatcctcattcaaccatgaaactcactgggtgactttgggccagtcatatatctctcagcctaacctacctcacagggttgttgtgaggggaaaaattaaccatgtataccactctgagctcctcagaggaagagctggatataaaatgtaaataataaataataatattaatccACACAACTGAAACTAGGTTTACATAACACTGGAGGTGAGACTCATCTCTGACTCACCTCTCTCATTATTTTCAATGGAACTGTTCATGAGTTATTCAATCTGGCGGTCAGCCAGCATTCAGAGTATCAATGTTTCTTTTCCCAGGTCTTACAAAATCCTCAGATGGCTACAGTTGAAGAATTTAAGAACTCTGCAGGAGAAGATCCCTGGCACGTGGACACTTTATCCATTATCTCCAATGCAGAACAAAACCAAACTGTAGCAAACAACCTGTTGAAGGCAGAAGAACACGGATGATGTTCTTTCATCTATGGATGTTGAACTTTTAATGTCCTCTTGTAGAATTTCAATACAGAGAAATAGCTGAAATTACCTCTTGTCAAGCACAGGAAGCTGCAAACCACATACCCTGCCTATGATTCATGTTGAACTATGAATTGGAAACCAACGTGAAATGACACAAATGCTATGGCTTGGTATAGATAGCTTCTTAAATCACTGAAAAATTACTGAGATTTTGGAAGAGGCTGTTATCTTTTTACTGGGATTTTGGAAGAGGCTGTTGTTCCTTTAGGTACTCTTGGAAACCTAATGCTTCACCACAGAACAAGGGTTTTGGCACACACTTAAACTGCTGGAACAGTGTGAAACTGCAAATGTTTTTAGTACATAAGCACAGGGAATAGCGTGTACTAGTGGTCAGATTTACTCATGTCTagaacttttaaaataatttatattttttCAGCCTGGACGGTAATCCTGACAAGATGGTGGGTAAGAGATATTCTCTGTTTTGGGATGGTCTCCCTTTGAAGGAGCAGGTAATCAACTAGAGAGAGCTTGTTTACTAACTTACTACTTCTTTACTACTTACTGGGGTTTTGCTTTGACTGTGAAGTTTGTTGGATGACAATTGATAGCTGCTTCATTGTTTATGggctattcagacattgagtaATTAAAAAGTTTACTCTTAAACAGTCCTGAAAATGGCACTATGGAAGAAATGTAGAATTTAGGGACTGCCATGTGCACACCCAGAATAAGctggtgggggatggggtggCTTCATGCCTGGGAGTGGACTTTGATAGTATTTGGAATGTATAATCTGATTCCCATCA of the Hemicordylus capensis ecotype Gifberg chromosome 3, rHemCap1.1.pri, whole genome shotgun sequence genome contains:
- the IFNGR2 gene encoding interferon gamma receptor 2 isoform X2 is translated as MVVAAARNGPVNCCCSCEEEQERGSESSAFLPAPQNLTIQSYNFRSVLKWSPVNGINGSVLYNVQYRIIILRVRAEQGELKSAWTEAPPFRALTNTTLGPPRAINVSPEGNRLFISFLPPSNHTTDYFHVVYFINYWDNSTNEKFKYSTKSTVTTLTLKEGTMYCLQIQAVLMEELKGQLSETYCKKTTITGATRILYAIMIFGGVMFVVILVFLCLWSIQKYQNTIKSLWHPPLTIPSHYEEVLQNPQMATVEEFKNSAGEDPWHVDTLSIISNAEQNQTVANNLLKAEEHG